Within Ptiloglossa arizonensis isolate GNS036 chromosome 8, iyPtiAriz1_principal, whole genome shotgun sequence, the genomic segment ACTGCTTTGTCATTATTTTAAATCGGGTTCGAAACTTGGTAATTTGTATCAAGAGTTATTAAATAAGGCAATTTTatagaattgaaaatttaatattaaacaaaaactaaaaatatttacgtaCTATATTGCAGAATATTCCATGCAATTTACTGGTACAtatgaaatttctttaaaaattactaTCCTGATGCAATAATTTCCCTACTGGTATGCACTGTGTACCATCCTGATCTTTTCATTGGCTTTTGattattcaaaaaatattacaatttgaatTATGTTATATACAATATTACATAATGTATGTAATACTCACTGCATGTCAACATTTATTGTATAAGATAATTCTTATAAAGTAACCGATATGATATTTCTAAATTTTGACAATATATTAAGAAACTACACGtacaagaattatttatttccgtGGAGGACAACTTCTAATAAAGACGATTACCTTTGCTTACACTTTTATTTATTCCATATACTTCATGATTTTATTGAACAACTTTTACTGTTAAAATTTATGCTCTCtaagttttatttaaatattttcaatagaatTATACAACGCACTGCATAATGAAAAcgtttatatacattttttaatatatccTCACAGTTTAGAAATAATCTCGTAAGGTACTTTATGTTTATCAGGCAGTATATTATTAATGACAAAGATAATTTAAAAGGTTTTGCAAACAAATCAGGTATGCAGGCAATAAATAGAACAGTATATTAACTTTTGACTTTAATTACCTCGGTTGTAGATTCAATTGATGCTCCGTGTTTTAATAAAAGTTCAACCACTTTTATTCGATTCTTCTTACAAGCAATGTGCAATGGTGTGAAGCCATTTAAAGCCCGTGCGTTTACATCAGCTTTTCGATCGAGGAGCAATTTTGCGACTCTGACGTGTCCGCAGTGTGCAGAAACGTGGAGAGAAGTTAAATAATCGATCGTAAGTTCATGGACCGATGCTCGATGATATAATAATACTCTCGCTGCCTCCACATGATCCCCTTGGGATGCCATATGCAATGGCGCGAGTCCActctaaaatatataattgcacTTTTTGTAAAACTGATGCATTCAGTCAGTGTTGCTAAATAACATAATAACAAGtactttatttaaaacaaaaaatacaatttttctttgctCTTAAAAGGCTTTAAATCACGACGATGATAAAGAACACAATTTTTATGAtcatttcaaataatttattcattgtaTAAATTCTCAACGTTTCATCACCATGCTTTGAGACTTGTTCAGAAGATTATAAAGACCCATTTATAAGGTCGACAATTCTTTTTCTACATtgatacaatttttccaaataatatttcaaacataCTGAGATTAacacaagaaacgaataaaacagTTATTTACATTACGTCATCGTGATTTTGTTCGAATCGTCAATAAGGCAATGAATCTTTAAAgtgatgaaatttttttttaaaagcaCATCGTAGTAACAGATATTTCATACGCGTTATTACTAATTCCTACTGTTTGGTAGGatgtgaaattcgattaattatttttaatcgaaatatcTTACGTACTTTCGTTCGTGCGCTGATAGGTGCAGAATGTTCAAGCAATGTGGTAATCACTTGTTCGTGACCTGATCTTGCTGCACAATGAAGCGGCGTTAAACCATCCCTAGTTTTAACATCGATTTGTGCAGAATTTTCTAATAATACTTTAACCATATTGTTTTTATTCCATTTTGCCGCAACGTGTAAGGGGCTTATATTATGCTGATAAGAGAAATTAGGAATATTAATACAAATCTATAAAGATATTTACGAGTACAAATATTTGATTACCTTCGCTAAATGATTCACATCGGCACCCCTCTTTATTAATAAACGCGCTACTTCTTCGTTACCATAATGGGCGGCGATATGCAACGGTGTAAAACCACTTTTCGAAGTGACATCGGGTTTATGATCGttctgaaagaaagaaaaaaccaaaTATACTTCGGTATATTAAAATCCACAGAGTTTCGATACGAAAAAACGTAGTGCAGTATTGTTTAGAAACACGATAACGGAAAGAACATTTAGTTATTTTTATGATTACTTACTTGTAATAATAGATCAGCCGCTTTGCAATCATCTTTTTTAGCTGCAATATGAAGCGCTGGCAATCTAACTTTTCCCTTAGAATCATTCTCTAAGAGCACACTAACAACTTTATCGTGCCCTTGTTGCATTGCCACAGCAAGAGGTGTAAATCCAtcctaaaatattattaaataggtTACATTACatcaaatatataaaatataatacaaatatcatgtttatatataaataatgcaAATGTATTTACATCAAActacacgaataactggttTACTTTCAGAGGTAGAAGTAATTGTTTTAAAAGTTATTTCGAGAGAATGTCACGTGATCTAATAAAAGTGGAAACCTCAAAAGTACATTAAAGTTATAACTATTTTTTAATGAtacgatatatttttttatttgtctcTTAATATAAACTTTTAATACAAGTACAATGATCTGAAATTCAAGGTTATTGAAAATCAACTAGAAAACCTATTTATAGAGAAGAAAGATTTCCTGATCAAATCtttgtaatacattttttttaaaacatAGTTAAGATCACTCGTTATTAAGAACAGAAAACGTGGATAAAAAATAACTAGTCCAATCCAAGAATAGAATGAAATTGATACTAAATAGTATCAACAAAGTAGAGCAAAACGACTCGAACACGAGTGATATCGATCAATGAAGTATTTGGTGGTTATATACTTCATTCTTACcacataattttcaaaattatctacAATTCTACAAATGGGAACTAAAACAAGTCAAGACGACGAAATGCTTTCGATCAAGTTTTATTTACAGATAACCATGCATTGATTAATCTTCGAAAGTGAAACAATCCAGGTTGACTAACAATAAAAAAGTAGATAATAAATAGAATACTAAATAGCCATAAATATGCACaatttataacagaaattttgccaataATAATTTCAACTGAATTTATATTGTATTGATCAGGTATATAGAAATACAATCTTCCCTAAAAAAacggtcgaataaaaattgctaTCCGTAGCAGTAAAAAAATTCTTTAGATGGTCGGTTTTAAATTCTGCTATTTACTGTAATCGACAAATGTACCAATAAACAAGTTAaccaaatttgaatatttacctCTGTTGCAAGGCTCTGATTAGCTTCATTACTAAGTAACAATTTCACCACTTCATCTTGATTTTCTTGAGCAGCCATATACAAAGGTGTAAAACCATTTTGTGATTGGATATTAACTGCAGCTCCATATTGTATAAGTATGCTGACTACTTCTGCTTGTCCAGCTGAAAATTTacgaatgtaacaaattttgttcaatattattgatatatatatactatactCACCCAACGAAGCTATGTGCAACGCAGTATTTCCTTTTCTCGTAGCCGCATCGACTTTAGCACCCCTTTTCAATAATTCTGTTACTATTTCGACGTGACCATCTTTCGATGCTAAATGTAAAGCATTTAAACCATTCTAAAATACAATACAGTAATATTGAACAATCGAATGCGAAGCCCAATAAATCCTAACAACATGGAATGgatattaaattttgtacattgcTTCGATACTTACCGAATTAGCTGTATTAATATCCAAATCAGTATCGAGGAATTCGATCACCCTTTCAAGGTTTCCAGACCGAACAGCGCGAAGAAATGCTGTCGTATCGTCAGCCTAAGTGTAAAACAAAAAATCAGTATTAAATACAGTTTAAAATTGATCTTATCATTATTTAATAGTATAATGTTTGCGTATCAatgaataatgtaattattaatcatatatttaatttttctaagcCCCTTTTTATAACATTCGTTTGATTCGAGTTTTGATTTGGTTCGtgtattcgattatttttcgtacaaatacttttgaagatttctaaAAATATGGACATCTGATGGAACGATAATCAATGATTATATTGGATGATTTATAATTACAGAAATGCAGATTTGTAATTTTCATAACGTTTCCTTTGCAATGAAAATGTCACGGTATCGTGATGAAACAAAATTGCAAACCAACGATTCACATTTTTCttccaatagaaattttaaacagTGTGATTGCTTACAAGGAACATCCTTAGTTATTATTGGGTCATCAGGTATCAGTTTATAATGAACGATTCCTTCTGTTTCCCACCAAACAGACAATCAAACTTTCTTGCGTAGTCCTTATTTCAATTGTAACACCGAGGTTACTTTATATAACTAACCCGTTGCCTTTAACATTTCAGATTACTATACAATTTCTGTTTCGAAGGAGCTTGCACTCATTTTTTGCTCACGGTAAATGCTATACCTATTATTCATACATGCAagtcttttcaatatttttcaaacgatgaTGAATTATAGAATGAGTTCAGTTTAGTTTCTATGGCAGATCTTCAACAATTATAATAGGAATTTATTTAACCGTTGTTCGTcaaatttattcatttaattCTACAAGTCTCGTGACAAGAAGCTCTACTTCCTTGACCGACATCTTCTAAACCGTCTTTAACGTGTACGTTTCTCATCGCTACAATTGCCTTACTTTTTTTAACTGGTACATAACACACTGAATGTGCTCTTTAGACTAGTATCTATATCGAATTGATAGATATAGTTTCATTACTTGAAGTCACAAGCTATGGAAAAATTTGACCATTTCTAGATTGATTTAATAGtttcaagaaattgaaaaaaacgtataaaattatTCCAACTTTAGTCTTACGGAACAAACTCAAATCCAAAATAATATAGCATAGATAAAAAAGAATATAGCACAattttacgtatatttttttttacttgtaCTGTGATTTAGTAAAGAGTTATCAATTTTGGAATATAATTGTCGAGAGAGTACGATAGTGTCTTTTAACGAATTATTATTCAAAACGTCTTtgaaaaagtatatttaattttaaaaatgatctATTTTTGCTCCCGTTGATACTAGAATTTCCCCATAAAGTATTTAACGAAATTATAAGCACGTCTtagatattaaattgtatatatcACTGGTAAacaacgtatacatatatatcagtgaaataatatataattacgaCACTTACATACATACGGATATTAGCATTTTGTACACAAATCTAAGAATCTATTAGTATACGAAGGGCACGTAATCATAAAAGAATATCAATAAAACTCTTTTACTCTCGTACAACCTTCTGATACTATTTTTAAAGCGCGTAAAagatgataataatgataaatcgTATTTAAGTTAGAATATCATGAAAAAGCATAGCTGACATTTAGTTAAAAGAGATACGGTCAATTCAAATCTTATACTTTGCGGTGACCTTTATCCAATCCGCAGCCCTAATTTCTTGTGTCATAAATTTCGTTCCCCCGAATCGTAAACCTTTCGTGGGCACCTCCTTTTTAATAACAGCCTTCGGGAACAATATCGATATAGCATTCACACGCCAGCAACCAGCTCACGAAACCTACATTTCTACGTatacgcttttttttttataattgtacaatttatctCATCCCAcgactccttttttttttactttatcgAATACGTAGTTATCGGGCAGACTTCTAAAACTTTTACTTTCCCCGTACGTTTGCCCGTTCGCGTAAAAAGGAAAGTTTGCGTAATAACGAGATAACGTTCGAGCCGTTCAGTTTGgtatattttaaatgaaaagaCGGAATTATTTCGATGTACCACTCGCGGAAGTTCACACCCTTCGATCGGTCGAGAGAGGCGAAGAATACCGGCAACATTCCGGCAGTTCCGTTCGTGTAAAATATATAGAACCATACCTGGCTAGTATTGCCCGTAACCATTGTGCTTTACAGGAGATTAGACACTTATCCTCCTAATTCTTTCACCTGTCCAGTGACTGCCGGACACGAAAGTTCTTTTTTTCGGCACACGTTAAATCACCATTCATGCGCTTCTGGGGTAACGCTAAAAGCAAACAGGAATATAGGAGTCGCCCCGTATGCTGACTAAGGCGCAGAATCGAGCGGCAACGATTACGGGAAAAACAGGGGTTGCATCGTTGCCTTTCTCACCCTTGTTAtacctgtccttgttttcctcgTACCAAGTTATACGGTTTATCATTCTTTGCGATCGCAATGCGCAAGCGCCTATCAAACTTGGCGatacattcttcgttcgttcctcctCTGTCACCCTCTTTCTCAACACGACAGTCCACATAATATTAACCGAGTTTTACCGTGCGCGAATTATCAACCGAGCAAAGATCACCACGATTAATTATAATACGAAAGGATTAATAACGATTACAAGGGAACGAAGTATAATAAGAGAAAACTTTCCAGCGCCGTTTGAGAAACTAGTTCATATccgttttattttaaaacaaaacGTATTTACATTCAACTAAATCCTGTTATACAGTTTATGTAAATTAACGGCATGCAAAATTCATTGAATCCATTTAACTGATATCCTTGAAGTGTATCCGAAAGGAGGCATATGAAGTGATTCGTGTGCTGCATAACAATGATAAGGAAACAGTAAAATTTGAATCTGTTCCACGTACACGACAAACTTAAATCAATGTGGAActtttaacaataattattacaCTCTTCGAAACGATATACCGTATTATATTCTCATTCGAGGAGTATGTACCATCTATGTACGTACGTTGTATAAATGTTTATTGTATCGGAGGAAGATTCATTTGAATATTACTTTTGGTTATAATTCCCTTTGCTGTTAAAAAGCGAAGAATTGCAAAAGATAAAAGCTGAATCCTCGAGTAGAGAAAATGAGGCAGGATGACTTTTATCGAGCCATTATTCTTAAAAATCGTGAATTTTATAGTAATTATTAAGTAACTTCCTACTTTGTTTCGCGTATactgtaaatttaaatattaatactacTGTATAACTGTACAATACTAATACAGTGTACAAAATGTTCCAGAAAAATATGGCTAAATTTTGGAAACGTATTCTGTTCACCTTAAGAATGGGAAAAGGTCATACTATTGTACATCTAGAAACACTTCTTCTTCGAATTATAAACACTACTTCTCtgcgataaaattttataaaatgttatcGTTTTCTGTATCGGTGATAAATAATGAGAATGCTTGTGATCGAATTAatcgaaaagtaaaaaaaaacagtagaaagaagaacaaaaagaagaacaatATTCGCCGTAAGATCAAACCTCTATAAACTTTTCAAGCATTATCACAGAATTCTACTGCAAACAAAACAGCATTTATAACTCGGAAAGAAAGTGTCTCTAAACATGTGACCTCTTTTTATCTTCTGGCTGAGAGAAAATAAACTCCTAAAGTGGGGACACTTGAACTTGTCTAGAAACCCTTTAAATTAGCAGAAACAGATACGAGCTggcatttaaaaaaatatggaaaactcTTTTTTCctacgaaaagaaattatttctcaaaGAAATTACCTTTGCACGTTATTCGACTTTTTATAACACCACCCAATTTTTGTattgaataattattcttatttttaaaGACACAATGGCCCTATTACATCGATTTATACAGGATGAGCATaacaattgaacatttttaaaaatattaaacgaaatttaaatgTTCAAAGGGCCCACTCTATGCCTCAATTTGCTTTCTGTATACGATGTCAAGATGATTTCAAGATCgcaaagtt encodes:
- the LOC143150636 gene encoding uncharacterized protein LOC143150636 isoform X5; protein product: MTTEEAFAPIIRLQADDTTAFLRAVRSGNLERVIEFLDTDLDINTANSNGLNALHLASKDGHVEIVTELLKRGAKVDAATRKGNTALHIASLAGQAEVVSILIQYGAAVNIQSQNGFTPLYMAAQENQDEVVKLLLSNEANQSLATEDGFTPLAVAMQQGHDKVVSVLLENDSKGKVRLPALHIAAKKDDCKAADLLLQNDHKPDVTSKSGFTPLHIAAHYGNEEVARLLIKRGADVNHLAKHNISPLHVAAKWNKNNMVKVLLENSAQIDVKTRDGLTPLHCAARSGHEQVITTLLEHSAPISARTKSGLAPLHMASQGDHVEAARVLLYHRASVHELTIDYLTSLHVSAHCGHVRVAKLLLDRKADVNARALNGFTPLHIACKKNRIKVVELLLKHGASIESTTESGLTPLHVASFMGCMNIVIFLLQHEANPDVPTVRGETPLHLAARANQTDIIRILLRNGAKVDARAREQQTPLHIASRLGNIDIVMLLLQYGAAVDTATKDMYTALHIAAKEGQEEVMYKEITKIADYISTQYRIYLYWTRRREYFI